The following coding sequences lie in one Bombus huntii isolate Logan2020A unplaced genomic scaffold, iyBomHunt1.1 ctg00000169.1, whole genome shotgun sequence genomic window:
- the LOC126877439 gene encoding hematopoietic prostaglandin D synthase-like, which yields MNMTQYIDRARKMSDEHTYKLIYFNARGRAEHIRYIFAYTGIEYTDERIPEELWPEYKDCKREESIFTFIVQLSAMPYKKLPVLEVDGKPVAQGNAVAPYLARKYDLMGNCKGDALICEVLVDTLEDLEQDDMGGLRICSGP from the exons atgaatatgacacagtata TTGACAGAGCAAGGAAAATGAGCGACGAACATACCTACAAACTAATCTACTTCAATGCCCGTGGTCGTGCCGAACATATACGGTACATATTTGCATATACTGGCATCGAGTATACCGACGAGAGGATCCCCGAAGAACTCTGGCCTGAATACAAGGATTGTAAGCGTGAAGAATCGATTTTTACTTTCATCGTTCAACTCTCAG CAATGCCTTATAAAAAGCTGCCTGTGCTGGAGGTAGACGGGAAACCGGTAGCGCAGGGTAACGCTGTGGCGCCTTACTTGGCGAGGAAGTACGATCTAATGGGAAACTGCAAAGGGGATGCGCTGATATGCGAAGTGCTCGTCGATACTCTTGAAGATTTGGAGCAAG ACGACATGGGCGGACTTCGTATTTGCAGCGGCCCTTGA